Proteins found in one Nocardia brasiliensis ATCC 700358 genomic segment:
- a CDS encoding alpha/beta hydrolase → MERPDYARFLPAEYRAEPLIEPLSTWWPWQGRRVHIARAVDPAATVRMMIIHGGGGYSGALWPLAALAAGAGVEVLAPDLPLYGDTVEPDPGSVRYEDWVELLVDLVRAEQAADARPLVLFGASMGGMLAYEVAARHGGIAHVLATCLLDPADPVARRAAVRIAWTSGFAPSALRVADPLFGRLRVPIRWLADMRNMSLDPALSRLCATDPKGGGVRVPLRFLSGFLDYRHTPPERFAAAPLTLVHPANDRWTPPESSLRFLRRIPARTAVVLLANCGHYPIEQPGLTQLEDTLRAVADTVRGTSIA, encoded by the coding sequence ATGGAACGCCCTGATTACGCGAGATTTCTGCCGGCCGAGTACCGCGCGGAGCCACTGATCGAACCGCTGTCCACCTGGTGGCCGTGGCAGGGCAGGCGGGTGCACATCGCACGGGCCGTCGATCCGGCGGCGACGGTACGCATGATGATCATTCATGGGGGCGGCGGGTATTCGGGAGCGCTCTGGCCCTTGGCGGCACTCGCCGCCGGTGCGGGGGTCGAGGTGCTCGCGCCGGATCTGCCGCTCTACGGCGATACGGTCGAACCGGACCCGGGGTCGGTCCGCTACGAGGACTGGGTGGAACTGCTCGTCGACCTGGTGCGTGCCGAACAGGCGGCGGACGCGCGGCCGCTGGTGTTGTTCGGGGCGAGCATGGGCGGCATGCTCGCCTACGAGGTGGCCGCCCGCCACGGCGGTATCGCCCACGTACTCGCCACCTGTCTGCTCGATCCCGCCGATCCGGTCGCGCGCCGCGCGGCCGTGCGGATCGCCTGGACCAGCGGATTCGCGCCGAGCGCCCTGCGCGTGGCCGACCCGCTGTTCGGCCGGCTCCGGGTGCCGATCCGCTGGCTGGCCGACATGCGCAACATGAGCCTCGATCCCGCGCTGTCGCGGCTGTGCGCCACCGATCCGAAAGGCGGCGGCGTGCGGGTGCCGCTGCGCTTTCTCTCCGGCTTCCTCGACTATCGGCACACGCCTCCGGAAAGGTTCGCGGCGGCGCCGCTCACCCTGGTGCACCCGGCGAACGATCGCTGGACGCCGCCGGAATCGTCACTGCGTTTCCTGCGGCGCATCCCCGCGCGCACCGCGGTCGTGCTGCTGGCGAACTGCGGCCACTACCCGATCGAGCAGCCCGGCCTCACTCAGTTGGAGGACACCCTCCGCGCGGTGGCCGATACCGTGCGCGGTACCTCGATCGCCTAG
- the erm gene encoding 23S ribosomal RNA methyltransferase Erm — translation MSRHRSLPRARVARTRKRLSQNFLTDAGAARLIVRSAALRADELVLEIGPGDGMLTRHLLGVAGQIRAYEKDPGYAAKLRGRYAGDPRIQLFHRDFRTVPAPAEPFAVVANVPFGVTTDIVRWCLAARQLTSATLLTQYQFARKHTGDYGRWSKLTITHWPTVAMELGARVGRASFRPVPSVDAAVLRLRRRPSPLLPAAELADYRQVVELGFSGVGGSVASSLRTRFPGRTVRTACRAAGIAPDEPVGPIDPQRWLTLYRGLRGNSVRDRNVSDTFVYQTRKGGR, via the coding sequence ATGTCCCGCCATCGTTCGCTGCCGCGCGCCCGCGTCGCGCGCACCCGCAAACGCCTGTCCCAGAATTTCCTCACCGATGCCGGCGCCGCCCGGCTCATCGTGCGCTCGGCGGCCTTGCGCGCCGACGAACTCGTACTGGAGATCGGCCCGGGTGACGGCATGCTCACCCGGCACCTGCTCGGCGTCGCCGGGCAGATCCGGGCCTACGAGAAGGATCCCGGCTACGCGGCCAAACTGCGCGGCCGGTATGCGGGCGATCCGCGAATACAGCTGTTCCACCGGGATTTCCGCACCGTGCCGGCCCCGGCGGAACCGTTCGCGGTGGTCGCCAACGTGCCGTTCGGCGTCACCACCGATATCGTGCGCTGGTGCCTGGCGGCGCGACAGCTCACCTCGGCGACCCTGCTCACCCAATACCAGTTCGCGCGCAAGCACACCGGCGACTACGGCCGCTGGAGCAAGCTGACGATCACCCACTGGCCCACTGTCGCAATGGAATTGGGCGCACGGGTGGGCCGGGCCAGTTTTCGTCCGGTACCGAGCGTCGATGCCGCCGTGCTGCGGCTGCGGCGCCGCCCCAGCCCATTGCTGCCCGCCGCAGAGCTGGCCGATTACCGCCAAGTGGTCGAGCTGGGTTTCTCCGGTGTCGGCGGTTCGGTGGCGAGTTCGCTGCGGACCCGCTTCCCCGGCCGGACCGTGCGCACGGCCTGTCGCGCCGCGGGCATCGCGCCCGACGAGCCGGTCGGGCCGATCGACCCGCAGCGCTGGCTCACCCTCTATCGCGGATTGCGCGGCAACTCCGTCCGGGACAGAAACGTATCGGATACATTTGTGTATCAGACAAGGAAGGGTGGCCGGTGA
- a CDS encoding NADAR family protein, producing MLSSMDLRSVGDLVGATAAGEKVDYLWFWGHQPERNGQPGPGCLSQWWPVRFTVDGARFESAEHYMMWGKAVLFGDTENAARVLAAPTPKDAKELGRQVRGFDSGVWRAHRFETVVRGNVAKFGQRAELAAYLLGTGDRVLVEASPVDRVWGIGLAADDPRAEDPAQWRGLNLLGFALMAARARLRGGRPGD from the coding sequence ATGCTTTCGAGCATGGATCTGCGCTCGGTGGGAGACCTGGTCGGCGCGACGGCGGCCGGGGAGAAGGTGGACTACCTGTGGTTCTGGGGGCATCAGCCGGAGCGGAACGGGCAGCCCGGTCCCGGATGCCTGAGTCAATGGTGGCCGGTGCGATTCACCGTGGATGGTGCGCGTTTCGAGTCCGCCGAGCACTACATGATGTGGGGCAAAGCGGTGCTGTTCGGGGACACCGAGAACGCCGCCCGCGTGCTGGCCGCGCCCACCCCGAAGGACGCGAAAGAACTCGGCAGGCAGGTGCGCGGATTCGACAGCGGTGTGTGGCGCGCGCACCGTTTCGAGACCGTGGTGCGCGGGAACGTGGCGAAGTTCGGGCAGCGCGCCGAACTTGCCGCGTACCTGCTGGGCACCGGGGATCGGGTGCTGGTGGAGGCCAGCCCGGTGGACCGGGTGTGGGGGATCGGGCTGGCCGCCGACGATCCGCGGGCCGAAGATCCCGCGCAGTGGCGTGGGCTCAATCTGCTCGGCTTCGCGCTGATGGCCGCGCGTGCGCGACTGCGGGGCGGCCGGCCGGGCGACTGA
- a CDS encoding TetR/AcrR family transcriptional regulator, protein MSVDGVRKRPQQARSVATVEFVLEAAAQLFDRRGIAATTNEISARAGVSIGTLYQYFPNKYALIHALAQRHVRDAAGRLEVVFAQLRAERPPLDRSMRAVLDVVVAAHRDHPGLHRLMHRLAPRAATDLVALQEFEAHVIGEIAFHLHRCGRGGADPALTAAMLFHAVDAHLHRVLLWQPIDVDQLMELVERLAPLDDR, encoded by the coding sequence GTGAGTGTCGACGGGGTGCGGAAGCGGCCGCAGCAGGCGCGGTCCGTGGCGACCGTGGAGTTCGTGCTCGAGGCTGCTGCCCAGCTGTTCGATCGGCGGGGGATCGCGGCCACCACCAACGAGATCTCGGCTCGGGCCGGGGTCTCGATCGGCACGCTCTACCAGTACTTTCCGAACAAATACGCGCTGATCCACGCCTTGGCGCAGCGGCACGTGCGCGACGCCGCCGGTCGGCTCGAGGTGGTGTTCGCGCAGTTGCGCGCCGAGCGGCCGCCGCTCGATCGGTCGATGCGCGCGGTGCTCGACGTGGTCGTGGCGGCGCACCGGGACCACCCCGGCCTGCACCGCCTGATGCACCGGCTCGCCCCGCGGGCCGCGACGGACCTCGTCGCGCTGCAGGAGTTCGAGGCGCACGTGATCGGCGAGATCGCCTTTCACCTGCACCGCTGTGGCCGCGGCGGTGCGGATCCGGCGCTGACCGCGGCCATGCTCTTCCACGCCGTCGACGCGCACCTGCACCGGGTGCTGCTGTGGCAGCCGATCGACGTCGACCAGCTGATGGAGCTGGTGGAACGGCTTGCGCCGCTCGATGATCGCTAG
- a CDS encoding TioE family transcriptional regulator: protein MKSFRPTDLAREHGLSTQAIRNYEQDGFLPPAARSPSGYRIYTEVHAAALRAYLALLPAYGHALGGQIMRALHDGDLDKVLRTIDRGHSQLLRDRETLDTVRKSVAHLTAAPAGSTVPDDRAARTIGELAHRIRVTPATLRKWEDAGILVPARDRATGYRRYHASDTRDAELAHLLRRGGYPLRHIATVLQQVRTAGGTAALADALDDWQHKLTTQGLAMLDAAAQLSHYRHILEHAAPEQLTV, encoded by the coding sequence ATGAAATCCTTTCGTCCCACCGACCTCGCTCGCGAGCACGGACTGTCCACCCAGGCGATCCGCAACTACGAACAGGACGGCTTCCTCCCGCCCGCGGCGCGCAGTCCCAGCGGCTACCGGATCTATACCGAAGTGCACGCGGCAGCGCTGCGCGCGTACCTCGCCCTGCTCCCCGCCTACGGCCACGCGCTCGGCGGGCAGATCATGCGCGCACTGCACGACGGCGACCTGGACAAGGTGCTGCGCACCATCGATCGGGGCCACAGCCAGTTGCTCCGCGACCGGGAAACCCTCGACACGGTACGGAAATCCGTCGCGCACCTGACCGCGGCGCCCGCCGGCTCCACGGTGCCCGACGACCGCGCGGCGCGCACCATCGGCGAACTGGCGCACCGTATCCGGGTCACCCCCGCGACACTGCGCAAATGGGAAGACGCCGGGATCCTCGTCCCGGCCCGCGACCGCGCCACCGGCTACCGCCGCTATCACGCGAGCGACACCCGTGACGCCGAACTCGCCCACCTGCTCCGACGCGGCGGCTACCCGCTGCGCCACATCGCCACCGTGCTACAACAGGTCCGGACAGCGGGCGGCACCGCCGCTCTCGCCGACGCCCTGGACGACTGGCAACACAAACTCACCACCCAGGGCCTGGCCATGCTCGACGCCGCCGCCCAACTCAGCCACTACCGGCACATCCTCGAACACGCTGCGCCAGAACAACTCACGGTCTAG
- a CDS encoding tyrosine-protein phosphatase, giving the protein MNRHISFVRLHNFRDLGGYSTPDGRIVRWRRLFRSDSLGKLQGADWQQFLELGIGTVIDLRYPWEIESKGRIPEHDSFRYHNLSIEHRPYDQAALGPEIEVGPFLAERYLEVAYDGVAEIREAVRVIAAAEGPVVFHCASGKDRTGLLAALVLALLEVPQEQIIADFARTGLATERLVADWRAARAGAMPRWPGFGQAPPEVMRLFLAALAADHGSLHGYAVRLLGVDDELIAGLRRNLLETSAPAGVLARE; this is encoded by the coding sequence GTGAACAGACACATCTCGTTCGTGCGACTGCACAATTTCCGCGATCTCGGCGGCTACTCGACCCCGGACGGCCGGATCGTGCGGTGGCGGCGCCTGTTTCGCTCCGATTCGCTCGGCAAGTTGCAGGGTGCGGACTGGCAGCAATTTCTGGAACTGGGCATCGGCACCGTCATCGACCTGCGCTATCCGTGGGAGATCGAGTCCAAAGGCCGGATCCCGGAGCATGATTCGTTCCGCTACCACAATCTCAGCATCGAACACCGCCCCTACGATCAGGCGGCCCTCGGTCCCGAGATCGAGGTGGGGCCGTTTCTCGCGGAGCGCTACCTCGAGGTCGCCTACGACGGCGTCGCCGAGATCCGCGAGGCCGTGCGGGTGATCGCCGCCGCCGAGGGCCCGGTGGTTTTCCATTGCGCCTCCGGCAAGGACCGCACCGGACTGCTGGCCGCGCTGGTACTGGCCTTGCTCGAGGTGCCGCAGGAGCAGATCATCGCGGACTTCGCGCGCACCGGCCTGGCGACCGAACGGCTGGTCGCGGATTGGCGGGCCGCCCGCGCCGGCGCGATGCCGCGCTGGCCGGGTTTCGGGCAGGCGCCGCCGGAGGTGATGCGGCTGTTCCTCGCGGCGCTGGCCGCCGACCACGGATCGCTGCACGGCTACGCGGTGCGGCTGCTCGGCGTCGACGACGAACTGATCGCGGGCCTGCGCCGGAATCTGCTGGAGACGTCCGCGCCGGCGGGCGTGCTCGCGCGCGAATAA
- a CDS encoding tetratricopeptide repeat protein, with protein MNETYSSWAGRNSPDDLPLAERYQSAEPIVLRGSKIYPMYTEQVGPAPTAVTLTLLSAAPPPGLRGLGMGVSVVNGYVALNGRRLAGVDVWSDALVGGITFDIVGTGSGTLVTLTPVWVDAFGEQKSWVGNYGIVIETTPDDRIVLWCSIGEGPANFANLVLEVQSAPIAQYGGDSMPASPTDTAPTRPLRSMPTPPSGELPAIPAHAPDPGSIQSVRPPAPNGQGRTPAEPGSPHTARTNPPSAPTPATQPFTAPQAGKDPFTPPPLAEPPTASPGQGPQSAEPATANPHLQAPQSAEPATANNRLQPPPLAEPPAGNSPPPRLPHPDELGWNTSSSRQTHAGEFPGSVPPTRPYTEAPAENGAPAPSHTDAPAGNSAASQQSHSPGMPETHSPAEQLRAEGFAGSRSLAQQLHAEGLSANNSTAPPPRTDRPQAYDTSAEQWPAGSSTGTDAPAPQPWADNSIGGSDPARQPPPDGLAWNSSPGQQAHAADHTPLARPGTEGPAESGFPAPQQRAEGSLGNGFAGFVGSTGNGSLASARSEGLIGNNFPSRRIQPDDSAGNGPLAPQQRGADPAGQNFGDRQAQAERAAGPAAEQMPATEHPGGSSFARQAHGDGPLRNGQLPPSPPLSRAAQAHRDGQARNNAQSASPQTPAGDRVPQAMPAAQAPAEPQTAPPPSPPPPPDDAATVDTGYRAALYDLGVAMYSRGEEDQACGLWAQAAEAGHPGAAYDLGVVRFRRGDLEDAERWWRTAADRREPRAMAGLAELLDRQGNYAEARVWRACAEEERSTNA; from the coding sequence ATGAACGAGACGTATTCGTCATGGGCTGGGCGGAATTCACCCGACGACCTACCGCTGGCCGAGCGCTATCAGAGCGCGGAGCCCATCGTGCTGCGCGGTAGCAAGATCTACCCGATGTACACCGAGCAGGTCGGCCCCGCGCCGACCGCGGTCACGCTGACGCTGCTGTCCGCCGCCCCGCCGCCGGGGTTGCGCGGGCTCGGGATGGGCGTGTCCGTGGTGAACGGCTACGTCGCGTTGAACGGGCGCCGGCTGGCCGGCGTCGACGTCTGGTCCGACGCGCTCGTCGGCGGCATCACCTTCGATATCGTCGGCACCGGCTCCGGCACCCTGGTCACCTTGACCCCGGTCTGGGTCGACGCCTTCGGCGAGCAGAAGTCCTGGGTCGGCAACTACGGCATCGTCATCGAGACCACGCCCGACGATCGAATCGTGCTGTGGTGCAGCATCGGCGAGGGGCCCGCCAACTTCGCCAATCTCGTACTCGAGGTGCAGAGCGCGCCCATCGCCCAATACGGCGGCGACTCGATGCCCGCCTCGCCGACCGACACCGCCCCCACCCGCCCCCTGCGGTCGATGCCCACCCCGCCGTCGGGCGAACTTCCCGCCATTCCCGCGCACGCACCAGACCCCGGCTCCATCCAATCGGTCCGCCCGCCCGCCCCCAACGGCCAGGGCCGGACCCCCGCCGAACCCGGCTCACCCCACACCGCCCGGACCAACCCGCCGAGCGCCCCCACTCCGGCCACGCAACCATTCACAGCGCCCCAGGCGGGAAAAGACCCCTTCACGCCCCCACCACTCGCCGAACCCCCGACCGCAAGCCCCGGCCAGGGCCCGCAGTCCGCTGAACCCGCGACCGCAAATCCCCACCTCCAGGCCCCGCAGTCCGCCGAACCCGCGACCGCGAACAACCGCCTCCAACCCCCACCGCTCGCCGAACCACCGGCCGGAAACAGCCCGCCACCGCGGTTGCCCCACCCCGACGAACTGGGGTGGAACACCTCGTCGAGCCGACAGACGCACGCGGGCGAGTTCCCCGGAAGTGTTCCGCCCACCCGCCCCTACACCGAGGCACCCGCCGAAAACGGCGCACCTGCGCCGTCGCACACCGATGCGCCTGCCGGAAACAGCGCTGCATCCCAGCAGTCCCACTCGCCCGGAATGCCCGAAACTCACTCTCCCGCTGAGCAGTTGCGCGCCGAGGGCTTCGCCGGAAGTCGATCACTCGCCCAGCAACTCCACGCCGAGGGGCTGTCCGCGAACAACTCGACCGCTCCGCCACCCCGCACCGACCGACCGCAGGCATACGACACGTCCGCCGAGCAATGGCCCGCCGGAAGCTCCACCGGAACCGACGCTCCTGCACCACAACCGTGGGCCGACAATTCCATCGGAGGCAGCGATCCGGCCCGCCAACCCCCGCCCGACGGCTTGGCCTGGAACTCCTCGCCCGGCCAGCAGGCGCACGCCGCGGACCACACTCCACTCGCCCGACCCGGCACCGAGGGTCCGGCCGAAAGCGGCTTCCCCGCACCGCAGCAGCGAGCCGAAGGCTCCCTCGGCAACGGCTTCGCAGGCTTTGTGGGGTCGACCGGAAACGGGTCGCTCGCGTCGGCGCGCTCCGAAGGTCTCATCGGAAACAACTTCCCGTCGCGGCGCATTCAGCCCGACGACTCGGCCGGGAATGGTCCACTCGCACCGCAGCAGCGCGGCGCAGACCCTGCCGGTCAAAACTTCGGCGACCGGCAAGCACAGGCCGAACGAGCAGCCGGGCCCGCCGCAGAGCAGATGCCCGCGACAGAGCATCCCGGCGGCAGTTCCTTTGCCCGGCAGGCGCACGGCGACGGGCCGCTGCGGAACGGGCAGTTGCCGCCGAGTCCGCCGCTGTCGCGTGCGGCGCAGGCGCATCGGGACGGGCAGGCGCGGAACAACGCGCAGTCGGCGAGCCCGCAGACGCCTGCGGGAGACCGCGTTCCGCAGGCCATGCCCGCGGCTCAGGCGCCGGCCGAGCCGCAGACCGCGCCGCCGCCGAGCCCACCTCCCCCGCCGGACGACGCCGCCACCGTGGACACCGGCTATCGCGCCGCCCTGTACGACCTGGGCGTCGCCATGTACAGCCGCGGCGAAGAGGACCAGGCGTGCGGCCTGTGGGCGCAGGCGGCCGAGGCGGGTCATCCCGGTGCCGCCTACGACCTGGGTGTGGTCCGGTTCCGGCGCGGCGATCTCGAGGACGCGGAGCGCTGGTGGCGCACCGCCGCGGATCGGCGCGAGCCTCGCGCGATGGCCGGGTTGGCCGAACTGCTCGACCGGCAAGGCAATTACGCGGAGGCACGGGTCTGGCGCGCGTGTGCCGAGGAGGAACGTTCGACGAACGCCTGA
- a CDS encoding serine/threonine-protein kinase — MAHPAPPVSGATVASDRPPAHSRGTGVAAVVERFADAWRDSDEPPDLRAYLPDSPAIRRVSLIELIKVDLAQRWGRGTAPKRLAEYVDELPELRTWPLPPDLIYEEFHVRRRAGTAVQVTEYTAAYPEQAEQLSEMLATDDYHSTLMSAAEPVRLDDLAAGQQIDDFDLMTGLGRGAFARVFLARQRSMQRLVAVKISRDKGTEPQTLAQLDHDYIVRVFDQRVLQSRKLRLLYMQYVPGGTLFTVLERVRATPPDQRGGTLLIDVVDAVLAGKGEIRPSESPLRAELTALSWPETIAWLGRRLAEALDYAGKAGVLHRDIKPANVLLTADGVPKLADFNISFSGNVSGDSPVAYFGGSLAYMSPEQLAAVHPDRPETAEDLDTRSDLYALAVLLWELLTGRKPFDDEGVTGGDRTALDGMLERRSGSPKALPYQDLPADCPAALRRVLVRALEPDPDKRWPSGADMAQQLEVCLDARARDLVDPPPGSWRLRARLLMHPIMALAIAVPNALAIWYSYHHNRTLIIGKLDAPAQHRFDQIAVTTYALCFLLGFVVTNVLLAGLWRVSRGLRRGQSYDARTLARARSDTLLLGKRNVLTCFALWVIAGVVVPVSVQATGNHLTAESYVHFFLTQIVCGAIAMAYPYFMVNFYAVRSLYPMFLPHGGLGGADGRRLRQLDRRSTYFLAIAAAVPLLGVAGATFIPGEDIPSVIVPLRVLCVGSALAFIGVYWLFRMLEQDLAALERIVARRD, encoded by the coding sequence ATGGCGCACCCCGCCCCGCCGGTTTCGGGGGCGACGGTCGCATCGGACCGTCCGCCCGCACACTCGCGCGGCACCGGGGTTGCCGCGGTGGTCGAGCGCTTCGCCGACGCCTGGCGCGACAGCGACGAGCCGCCGGACCTGCGGGCGTATCTGCCCGACTCCCCCGCCATCCGGCGGGTGTCGCTGATCGAATTGATCAAGGTCGATCTCGCCCAGCGCTGGGGCCGGGGCACCGCGCCGAAACGCCTCGCGGAATACGTCGACGAGCTGCCCGAGTTGCGCACCTGGCCGCTGCCGCCGGACCTCATCTATGAGGAGTTCCACGTCCGGCGCCGCGCGGGCACCGCGGTCCAGGTGACCGAGTACACGGCGGCGTATCCCGAACAGGCCGAGCAACTTTCGGAAATGCTGGCGACCGACGACTATCACAGCACGCTGATGTCGGCGGCCGAGCCGGTGCGGCTGGACGACCTGGCGGCCGGGCAGCAGATCGACGACTTCGACCTCATGACGGGACTCGGCCGGGGCGCGTTCGCCCGAGTCTTCTTGGCCCGGCAGCGCTCGATGCAGCGACTGGTCGCGGTGAAGATCTCCCGCGACAAAGGCACCGAGCCACAGACTTTGGCGCAGCTGGACCACGACTACATCGTGCGCGTGTTCGACCAGCGGGTATTGCAGAGCCGTAAACTGCGGCTGCTGTACATGCAGTACGTGCCGGGCGGCACCTTGTTCACCGTGCTCGAACGGGTGCGGGCGACGCCGCCCGACCAGCGCGGCGGGACGCTGCTCATCGACGTGGTCGACGCGGTACTGGCGGGCAAGGGCGAGATCCGGCCGAGCGAATCACCGTTGCGCGCGGAACTGACCGCCCTGTCCTGGCCGGAGACCATCGCCTGGCTGGGCCGCCGGTTGGCCGAGGCGCTCGACTACGCGGGCAAAGCCGGTGTGCTGCACCGCGATATCAAGCCCGCCAATGTGTTGCTCACCGCCGACGGCGTGCCCAAGCTGGCCGATTTCAACATCAGCTTCAGCGGCAACGTCTCCGGGGACAGCCCGGTCGCCTATTTCGGCGGCTCGCTCGCCTACATGTCGCCCGAGCAGCTCGCCGCCGTCCATCCGGACCGTCCCGAGACGGCCGAAGATCTCGACACCAGAAGCGATCTCTACGCGCTGGCCGTGCTGCTGTGGGAATTGCTCACCGGCCGAAAGCCTTTCGACGACGAGGGTGTGACCGGCGGTGATCGCACGGCGTTGGACGGCATGCTCGAACGCCGGTCGGGCAGCCCGAAAGCCTTGCCGTATCAGGATCTTCCCGCCGATTGCCCGGCAGCGCTGCGCCGGGTCCTGGTCCGCGCGCTCGAACCCGATCCGGACAAACGCTGGCCGAGCGGCGCGGACATGGCCCAGCAGCTGGAGGTCTGTCTCGATGCGCGCGCCCGCGACCTCGTCGACCCACCACCCGGCAGTTGGCGGCTGCGGGCCCGGCTGCTCATGCACCCGATCATGGCGCTGGCCATCGCCGTACCGAACGCGCTGGCCATCTGGTACAGCTACCACCACAACCGCACGCTCATCATCGGCAAGCTGGACGCGCCCGCGCAGCATCGCTTCGACCAGATTGCGGTGACCACCTACGCCCTGTGTTTTCTCCTCGGTTTCGTCGTCACCAATGTGCTGCTGGCCGGGCTGTGGCGGGTATCGCGCGGCTTGCGCCGCGGGCAGAGCTACGACGCGCGGACACTCGCCCGTGCGCGCTCGGACACCCTGCTACTCGGCAAACGCAACGTGCTGACCTGTTTCGCGCTGTGGGTGATCGCGGGCGTCGTCGTCCCGGTTTCGGTGCAGGCCACGGGAAATCACCTCACGGCCGAATCGTACGTGCACTTCTTCCTCACCCAGATCGTCTGCGGCGCCATCGCCATGGCCTACCCGTATTTCATGGTCAACTTCTATGCGGTGCGCTCGCTGTACCCGATGTTCCTGCCGCACGGCGGGCTCGGCGGCGCGGACGGCCGCCGCCTGCGTCAGCTCGACCGGCGCAGCACCTACTTCCTGGCGATCGCCGCCGCGGTGCCGCTGCTCGGCGTCGCGGGCGCGACTTTCATTCCGGGCGAAGACATTCCGTCGGTCATCGTGCCGCTGCGCGTGCTGTGCGTCGGCAGCGCGCTCGCCTTCATCGGCGTGTACTGGTTGTTCCGCATGCTGGAGCAGGACTTGGCGGCACTGGAACGCATCGTCGCCCGCCGGGATTGA
- a CDS encoding VOC family protein, protein MPDLLGVNHLTLCTTDLDRLVSFYTELLGARLAFERAATAAEPRIAVVDVGGADHLMVVETVTGPDIAPDPLGRAGWGLRVPTHAHLCAVRERILGAGAPVGPIETLPTQWTMTARDPDGRPVDIRAHRCEPSDR, encoded by the coding sequence ATGCCTGACCTCCTCGGCGTCAACCATCTGACCTTGTGCACCACCGACCTCGACCGGCTCGTGTCCTTCTACACCGAATTACTCGGAGCCAGGCTCGCTTTCGAGCGCGCGGCGACGGCCGCCGAGCCGCGCATCGCGGTCGTCGACGTCGGCGGAGCCGACCACCTGATGGTCGTCGAAACCGTTACCGGACCGGATATCGCACCAGACCCGCTGGGCCGGGCCGGGTGGGGCCTGCGCGTGCCGACCCACGCGCACCTGTGTGCGGTCCGGGAACGAATCCTCGGCGCCGGTGCACCCGTCGGGCCGATCGAAACGCTGCCGACCCAGTGGACGATGACCGCTCGGGATCCCGACGGCCGTCCAGTCGATATCCGGGCGCATCGGTGTGAACCAAGCGACAGATAG
- a CDS encoding erythromycin esterase family protein produces the protein MTQEIRDFVPSGCELLGLGEPTHQEPAFALIRNELFAQLVELGFRSIVLETDRVAAFAVDDFVRAGIGTLDTAMDQGFSHGFGALDANRRLVGWLRDYNRGRPSAQQLSFHGFDTPSENYSAPSPRRYLEYARDYLRLDLDLGDLLGPDERWSRSAAVLDPAESPGATPAADRLRLLADDMTLALRKRASDLIAASSRTEWRRAAAYLDAGIGLLRYHRAAARRLATDERITLLLATRDALMAQNLLEIRDIEARRGPTLVFAHNLHVRQHQSRDSVRAALPGYECAGAIVGSLLDDERYACIIGSLGSSAVLGLAEPAPDTHESFLQSRTSSWGLLPAATPEAARTRTDPEPRQGYFPLDHLIVEQAAALLHVHAGVAS, from the coding sequence ATGACTCAGGAAATTCGTGACTTCGTGCCATCCGGGTGTGAGCTGCTAGGCCTCGGGGAGCCGACCCATCAGGAACCGGCTTTCGCGCTGATCCGCAACGAACTGTTCGCGCAACTGGTCGAGCTGGGCTTCCGATCGATCGTGCTGGAAACCGATCGGGTGGCCGCGTTCGCGGTCGACGATTTCGTGCGAGCAGGCATCGGCACCCTCGATACCGCGATGGATCAAGGCTTCTCGCACGGCTTCGGTGCGCTGGACGCCAACCGGCGACTGGTCGGGTGGCTGCGCGACTACAACCGGGGCCGCCCGTCCGCGCAGCAGCTCTCGTTCCACGGTTTCGATACGCCGAGCGAGAACTACAGTGCGCCGAGCCCGCGCCGCTACCTCGAATACGCCCGGGACTACCTGCGGCTCGACCTGGACCTCGGCGATCTGCTCGGCCCGGACGAGCGCTGGAGTCGCTCGGCGGCGGTGCTCGACCCCGCCGAGTCGCCGGGCGCCACCCCGGCGGCCGATCGGCTGCGGTTGCTCGCCGACGACATGACCCTCGCCCTGCGTAAGCGTGCGTCGGACTTGATCGCGGCGTCCTCGCGCACCGAATGGCGCAGGGCTGCAGCATATCTCGACGCCGGTATCGGCCTGCTCCGCTATCACCGCGCCGCCGCGCGGCGGCTGGCCACGGACGAGCGGATCACCCTGTTGCTCGCCACCAGGGACGCGCTCATGGCCCAGAACCTGTTGGAGATCCGCGATATCGAGGCTCGCCGGGGGCCGACGCTCGTCTTCGCGCACAACCTGCACGTCCGGCAGCATCAATCGCGCGATTCCGTGCGTGCGGCGTTGCCGGGCTATGAGTGCGCCGGTGCGATCGTCGGGTCCTTGCTCGACGACGAGCGGTACGCCTGCATCATCGGCAGTCTGGGCAGTAGCGCGGTGCTCGGTCTCGCGGAACCGGCACCGGACACCCACGAGAGTTTCTTGCAGAGCCGGACTTCCAGCTGGGGGCTGCTGCCCGCGGCCACACCCGAGGCGGCGCGCACCAGGACCGATCCCGAGCCCCGGCAGGGTTATTTTCCGCTCGACCATCTCATCGTCGAGCAGGCGGCGGCCCTCCTGCACGTGCACGCCGGCGTCGCGAGCTGA